In one window of Pseudodesulfovibrio sediminis DNA:
- a CDS encoding NfeD family protein: MDFWFGSLNGLDIFFLSCALIGGIPLVIRFILQFLGADFGDEATLHADFESPDGGDSFDADASLKFLSLHGLTSFLMMFGLVGYALYRQSEVGSGYSLLGGTLAGLVSFWIISKLFTFMASMQSSGTIDINKAIGGEGKVYTTIHPDKTGSVMVTFQGRLREYDASSVDNQKIQTGTRIQVVKISGNILVVSPIH; the protein is encoded by the coding sequence ATGGACTTTTGGTTTGGTTCACTCAATGGCCTTGATATATTCTTCCTGTCCTGCGCCTTGATCGGCGGCATTCCACTTGTCATCAGATTCATCTTGCAATTCCTTGGGGCGGACTTCGGAGACGAAGCCACTCTTCATGCAGATTTCGAATCTCCAGACGGTGGTGATTCATTTGATGCTGATGCCAGCCTGAAATTTCTGTCGCTTCATGGCCTGACTTCTTTTCTCATGATGTTCGGCCTGGTGGGGTACGCCCTGTATCGCCAGAGCGAAGTTGGCAGCGGCTACTCCCTGCTTGGCGGAACGCTTGCGGGGCTCGTGTCATTCTGGATAATCAGCAAACTCTTTACCTTCATGGCGTCCATGCAGAGCAGCGGCACCATAGATATCAACAAAGCGATTGGCGGCGAAGGCAAAGTCTACACAACCATCCACCCGGATAAGACCGGAAGCGTTATGGTCACATTCCAGGGACGGCTTCGGGAGTACGACGCATCTTCCGTTGACAATCAGAAAATCCAAACCGGCA